In a genomic window of Pangasianodon hypophthalmus isolate fPanHyp1 chromosome 1, fPanHyp1.pri, whole genome shotgun sequence:
- the erfl3 gene encoding ETS domain-containing transcription factor ERF isoform X1, with protein MKTPGETGFAFPEWAYKPESSPGSRQIQLWHFILELLRKEEYHDVIAWQGDYGEFVIKDPDEVARLWGARKCKPQMNYDKLSRALRYYYNKRILHKTKGKRFTYKFNFNKLVLVNYPFIDMGSAGVGVPQSAPPVPTGGVSHFRFPPSTPSEVLSPSSEELRSPGSFSSVARRLARGSVSDCSDGTSANSEIDEGSLSVGTAEERVPERGFRSAVPPRLTHDALYRMYGNHGGHRGHRAHPEPLSPFAPAGSGLLAPPPLSPALPVTAGTHLPYTPSPTLSPMPGSIFSFSAEDMQRYLQAHTQSVYNYHLSPRALFHYPNVVVPQPQRPEKPLPSTTERPSVLTHSYPLAPADDAHHTPFKFKLQPPPPGRKQQREAQGHQGSLGSSSSSALGSSLSFGSDLSSGIVSNSSSSGSLNSTGLPKIKVEPISDIESEEEVEVTDISDEEGDERDEEFFSPHRRDHHHHHHHHHIFGRQSNGTSAPPQYDDSEEDVFKAPAPPPLFGPPSSSSSRGGMPVVKSEPDTPPAPSGHGHAPLPSPSQCIPLKLRFKRRWDQEQHTEEAEDKKVRGDKKNGESSGVEREESESSAPHKLGAELHRAAAQLSLENKDC; from the exons gGTTCGCCTTTCCAGAATGGGCGTACAAGCCCGAGTCGAGCCCGGGCTCCAGGCAGATCCAGCTGTGGCACTTTATCCTGGAGCTGCTCAGGAAGGAGGAGTACCACGATGTCATCGCCTGGCAGGGGGACTACGGCGAGTTCGTCATCAAAGACCCCGACGAGGTGGCCAGACTGTGGGGGGCACGCAAGTGCAAGCCTCAGATGAACTACGACAAACTCAGTCGAGCTCTCAG GTATTACTACAACAAACGGATCTTGCACAAAACTAAAGGCAAGCGCTTTACCTACAAGTTCAACTTCAACAAGTTGGTCCTTGTCAACTACCCCTTCATAGACATGGGGTCTGCAG GTGTAGGCGTTCCTCAGAGCGCTCCTCCCGTGCCCACAGGTGGAGTGTCTCATTTCCGTTTTCCCCCCTCCACCCCATCTGAGGTTCTCTCCCCCAGCAGTGAGGAGTTGAGAAGCCCGGGCTCTTTCAGCAGCGTGGCACGGCGCCTGGCTCGAGGCTCCGTGTCTGACTGCAGCGATGGCACCTCCGCCAACTCAGAGATTGATGAGGGCAGCCTCAGCGTTGGAACGGCTGAAGAGCGGGTGCCTGAACGAGGATTCAGGAGCGCTGTGCCGCCTCGCCTGACCCATGATGCTCTGTACCGGATGTACGGAAATCACGGGGGTCACAGGGGTCATCGCGCTCACCCGGAGCCACTCTCTCCTTTCGCTCCCGCAGGCTCAGGCCTGTTGGCTCCACCGCCGCTCTCCCCTGCCCTGCCTGTGACAGCGGGCACACACCTGCCCTACACACCCTCACCCACGCTGTCACCGATGCCAGGCTCCATATTCTCATTCAGCGCTGAGGATATGCAGCGCTACCTGCAGGCACATACGCAGAGTGTCTATAACTACCACCTGAGCCCGCGCGCCCTCTTCCACTACCCCAATGTGGTTGTGCCCCAGCCGCAGCGGCCCGAGAAGCCTCTGCCTAGTACCACCGAGCGTCCGTCCGTCCTCACCCACTCATACCCGCTGGCCCCGGCTGACGACGCCCATCACACCCCCTTTAAGTTCAAGCTGCAGCCTCCACCACCAGGCAGAAAGCAGCAGCGTGAGGCACAGGGACACCAGGGTTCCCTCGGCTCTTCCTCCTCGTCTGCCCTCGGCTCTTCGCTCTCTTTTGGCAGTGACCTGAGCTCAGGCATCGTCTCCAACTCTTCATCAAGCGGCTCGCTCAACAGCACAGGCCTACCCAAGATCAag GTAGAGCCCATCTCTGACATCGAATCTGAGGAGGAGGTTGAAGTCACTGACATCAGTGATGAGgaaggagatgagagagatgaagagtTCTTCTCTCCCCACCGCCGcgaccaccaccatcatcaccaccaccaccacatttTTGGACGCCAGTCCAACGGcacttctgctcctcctcaaTATGATGACTCTGAGGAAGATGTGTTCAAAGCCCCAGCTCCTCCACCACTCTTTGGTCCAccttcctcatcatcatctcgtGGCGGCATGCCTGTGGTAAAGAGTGAGCCGGACACGCCCCCAGCGCCCAGCGGGCATGGGCACGCCCCCTTGCCCTCTCCTTCTCAGTGCATCCCATTAAAACTGCGCTTCAAGCGGCGCTGGGACCAGGAGCAGCACACTGAGGAGGCCGAGGATAAAAAAGTCAGGGGGGACAAAAAGAACGGAGAGAGCAGTGGAGTTGAGAGGGAGGAGAGCGAGAGCTCCGCCCCTCACAAACTGGGCGCTGAACTGCACCGCGCAGCCGCCCAGCTGTCTCTGGAAAACAAGGACTGCTGA
- the erfl3 gene encoding ETS domain-containing transcription factor ERF isoform X3, translating to MGSAGVGVPQSAPPVPTGGVSHFRFPPSTPSEVLSPSSEELRSPGSFSSVARRLARGSVSDCSDGTSANSEIDEGSLSVGTAEERVPERGFRSAVPPRLTHDALYRMYGNHGGHRGHRAHPEPLSPFAPAGSGLLAPPPLSPALPVTAGTHLPYTPSPTLSPMPGSIFSFSAEDMQRYLQAHTQSVYNYHLSPRALFHYPNVVVPQPQRPEKPLPSTTERPSVLTHSYPLAPADDAHHTPFKFKLQPPPPGRKQQREAQGHQGSLGSSSSSALGSSLSFGSDLSSGIVSNSSSSGSLNSTGLPKIKVEPISDIESEEEVEVTDISDEEGDERDEEFFSPHRRDHHHHHHHHHIFGRQSNGTSAPPQYDDSEEDVFKAPAPPPLFGPPSSSSSRGGMPVVKSEPDTPPAPSGHGHAPLPSPSQCIPLKLRFKRRWDQEQHTEEAEDKKVRGDKKNGESSGVEREESESSAPHKLGAELHRAAAQLSLENKDC from the exons ATGGGGTCTGCAG GTGTAGGCGTTCCTCAGAGCGCTCCTCCCGTGCCCACAGGTGGAGTGTCTCATTTCCGTTTTCCCCCCTCCACCCCATCTGAGGTTCTCTCCCCCAGCAGTGAGGAGTTGAGAAGCCCGGGCTCTTTCAGCAGCGTGGCACGGCGCCTGGCTCGAGGCTCCGTGTCTGACTGCAGCGATGGCACCTCCGCCAACTCAGAGATTGATGAGGGCAGCCTCAGCGTTGGAACGGCTGAAGAGCGGGTGCCTGAACGAGGATTCAGGAGCGCTGTGCCGCCTCGCCTGACCCATGATGCTCTGTACCGGATGTACGGAAATCACGGGGGTCACAGGGGTCATCGCGCTCACCCGGAGCCACTCTCTCCTTTCGCTCCCGCAGGCTCAGGCCTGTTGGCTCCACCGCCGCTCTCCCCTGCCCTGCCTGTGACAGCGGGCACACACCTGCCCTACACACCCTCACCCACGCTGTCACCGATGCCAGGCTCCATATTCTCATTCAGCGCTGAGGATATGCAGCGCTACCTGCAGGCACATACGCAGAGTGTCTATAACTACCACCTGAGCCCGCGCGCCCTCTTCCACTACCCCAATGTGGTTGTGCCCCAGCCGCAGCGGCCCGAGAAGCCTCTGCCTAGTACCACCGAGCGTCCGTCCGTCCTCACCCACTCATACCCGCTGGCCCCGGCTGACGACGCCCATCACACCCCCTTTAAGTTCAAGCTGCAGCCTCCACCACCAGGCAGAAAGCAGCAGCGTGAGGCACAGGGACACCAGGGTTCCCTCGGCTCTTCCTCCTCGTCTGCCCTCGGCTCTTCGCTCTCTTTTGGCAGTGACCTGAGCTCAGGCATCGTCTCCAACTCTTCATCAAGCGGCTCGCTCAACAGCACAGGCCTACCCAAGATCAag GTAGAGCCCATCTCTGACATCGAATCTGAGGAGGAGGTTGAAGTCACTGACATCAGTGATGAGgaaggagatgagagagatgaagagtTCTTCTCTCCCCACCGCCGcgaccaccaccatcatcaccaccaccaccacatttTTGGACGCCAGTCCAACGGcacttctgctcctcctcaaTATGATGACTCTGAGGAAGATGTGTTCAAAGCCCCAGCTCCTCCACCACTCTTTGGTCCAccttcctcatcatcatctcgtGGCGGCATGCCTGTGGTAAAGAGTGAGCCGGACACGCCCCCAGCGCCCAGCGGGCATGGGCACGCCCCCTTGCCCTCTCCTTCTCAGTGCATCCCATTAAAACTGCGCTTCAAGCGGCGCTGGGACCAGGAGCAGCACACTGAGGAGGCCGAGGATAAAAAAGTCAGGGGGGACAAAAAGAACGGAGAGAGCAGTGGAGTTGAGAGGGAGGAGAGCGAGAGCTCCGCCCCTCACAAACTGGGCGCTGAACTGCACCGCGCAGCCGCCCAGCTGTCTCTGGAAAACAAGGACTGCTGA
- the erfl3 gene encoding ETS domain-containing transcription factor ERF isoform X2, which yields MAGFAFPEWAYKPESSPGSRQIQLWHFILELLRKEEYHDVIAWQGDYGEFVIKDPDEVARLWGARKCKPQMNYDKLSRALRYYYNKRILHKTKGKRFTYKFNFNKLVLVNYPFIDMGSAGVGVPQSAPPVPTGGVSHFRFPPSTPSEVLSPSSEELRSPGSFSSVARRLARGSVSDCSDGTSANSEIDEGSLSVGTAEERVPERGFRSAVPPRLTHDALYRMYGNHGGHRGHRAHPEPLSPFAPAGSGLLAPPPLSPALPVTAGTHLPYTPSPTLSPMPGSIFSFSAEDMQRYLQAHTQSVYNYHLSPRALFHYPNVVVPQPQRPEKPLPSTTERPSVLTHSYPLAPADDAHHTPFKFKLQPPPPGRKQQREAQGHQGSLGSSSSSALGSSLSFGSDLSSGIVSNSSSSGSLNSTGLPKIKVEPISDIESEEEVEVTDISDEEGDERDEEFFSPHRRDHHHHHHHHHIFGRQSNGTSAPPQYDDSEEDVFKAPAPPPLFGPPSSSSSRGGMPVVKSEPDTPPAPSGHGHAPLPSPSQCIPLKLRFKRRWDQEQHTEEAEDKKVRGDKKNGESSGVEREESESSAPHKLGAELHRAAAQLSLENKDC from the exons ATGGCAG gGTTCGCCTTTCCAGAATGGGCGTACAAGCCCGAGTCGAGCCCGGGCTCCAGGCAGATCCAGCTGTGGCACTTTATCCTGGAGCTGCTCAGGAAGGAGGAGTACCACGATGTCATCGCCTGGCAGGGGGACTACGGCGAGTTCGTCATCAAAGACCCCGACGAGGTGGCCAGACTGTGGGGGGCACGCAAGTGCAAGCCTCAGATGAACTACGACAAACTCAGTCGAGCTCTCAG GTATTACTACAACAAACGGATCTTGCACAAAACTAAAGGCAAGCGCTTTACCTACAAGTTCAACTTCAACAAGTTGGTCCTTGTCAACTACCCCTTCATAGACATGGGGTCTGCAG GTGTAGGCGTTCCTCAGAGCGCTCCTCCCGTGCCCACAGGTGGAGTGTCTCATTTCCGTTTTCCCCCCTCCACCCCATCTGAGGTTCTCTCCCCCAGCAGTGAGGAGTTGAGAAGCCCGGGCTCTTTCAGCAGCGTGGCACGGCGCCTGGCTCGAGGCTCCGTGTCTGACTGCAGCGATGGCACCTCCGCCAACTCAGAGATTGATGAGGGCAGCCTCAGCGTTGGAACGGCTGAAGAGCGGGTGCCTGAACGAGGATTCAGGAGCGCTGTGCCGCCTCGCCTGACCCATGATGCTCTGTACCGGATGTACGGAAATCACGGGGGTCACAGGGGTCATCGCGCTCACCCGGAGCCACTCTCTCCTTTCGCTCCCGCAGGCTCAGGCCTGTTGGCTCCACCGCCGCTCTCCCCTGCCCTGCCTGTGACAGCGGGCACACACCTGCCCTACACACCCTCACCCACGCTGTCACCGATGCCAGGCTCCATATTCTCATTCAGCGCTGAGGATATGCAGCGCTACCTGCAGGCACATACGCAGAGTGTCTATAACTACCACCTGAGCCCGCGCGCCCTCTTCCACTACCCCAATGTGGTTGTGCCCCAGCCGCAGCGGCCCGAGAAGCCTCTGCCTAGTACCACCGAGCGTCCGTCCGTCCTCACCCACTCATACCCGCTGGCCCCGGCTGACGACGCCCATCACACCCCCTTTAAGTTCAAGCTGCAGCCTCCACCACCAGGCAGAAAGCAGCAGCGTGAGGCACAGGGACACCAGGGTTCCCTCGGCTCTTCCTCCTCGTCTGCCCTCGGCTCTTCGCTCTCTTTTGGCAGTGACCTGAGCTCAGGCATCGTCTCCAACTCTTCATCAAGCGGCTCGCTCAACAGCACAGGCCTACCCAAGATCAag GTAGAGCCCATCTCTGACATCGAATCTGAGGAGGAGGTTGAAGTCACTGACATCAGTGATGAGgaaggagatgagagagatgaagagtTCTTCTCTCCCCACCGCCGcgaccaccaccatcatcaccaccaccaccacatttTTGGACGCCAGTCCAACGGcacttctgctcctcctcaaTATGATGACTCTGAGGAAGATGTGTTCAAAGCCCCAGCTCCTCCACCACTCTTTGGTCCAccttcctcatcatcatctcgtGGCGGCATGCCTGTGGTAAAGAGTGAGCCGGACACGCCCCCAGCGCCCAGCGGGCATGGGCACGCCCCCTTGCCCTCTCCTTCTCAGTGCATCCCATTAAAACTGCGCTTCAAGCGGCGCTGGGACCAGGAGCAGCACACTGAGGAGGCCGAGGATAAAAAAGTCAGGGGGGACAAAAAGAACGGAGAGAGCAGTGGAGTTGAGAGGGAGGAGAGCGAGAGCTCCGCCCCTCACAAACTGGGCGCTGAACTGCACCGCGCAGCCGCCCAGCTGTCTCTGGAAAACAAGGACTGCTGA